The following nucleotide sequence is from Cucumis melo cultivar AY chromosome 1, USDA_Cmelo_AY_1.0, whole genome shotgun sequence.
CTTGAATTTGTGATGTGACGGTTTGAGAAACTGTTGGAATGTCTTGCATTCGTACTTACGTTATTTGTGACTTTTGACCCTAGAATTTAGAGAGGTACGTTATAGAAATTCTCTAATTTTACTGGCATCTTTGAATCTCTTCTCCCTAATGATACAACCGATCTCCTCTGCTCATAAATGTAGCTGAACACACTGTTAGTGAGTCATATCCATCTCTGGGTTGATTTCACTACACTTTATTTTCTGTCTCGTTGATTGTTGATCTTTTAATAGAAACACGTCATTTCTTTGTAGTTTTTTTATTCAACGTAGGCATTAACTTTGGAGGTTATGTTTTAGGTTCTTGGTAAGGAAGCATTTGAGAAACAAATGTTGGAGAAGCTGATTTGGATTTCTGCATTTATGCTTGTTGGAGCACGTCATCCAGGTGCCACAGTGGGTGCTGTGGAGAAGGATTATCGCTCTGAAGTAAGAATCCTTTGTTCACACAACAAGTTGACTGCAAATTTTCTTCAATTATGTCTATTTAGTTCAATATAGAATCTGTTAGATATTATACCGCAAAAGGTCTTTCTTGGTCTAAACGTTCAAATTCCCAACTTGTAAAGTGATATTGATTGATTCTTCAATCAGATGGAGTGCTTATTAACTTGCAAATCTCTTCAATTCTTCTTGCAACAAAGGATTACCCAATTATCTGTAGTCTCTTACAACAGTCTCCATTACTGAAATGTTGAACACCCAAACAGTTGTTATCTTCCGTTAAAACTGATATGAAATGGTCAATCTAATCCATATTTATAACTGCAGGTTTCTAGTCTCATTGCAGAACTCGCATGCGCAGCTGCAGCTGAAAGGCAGTTGGTGTTCGAAGAAGGTATAGAGGAAAGATTATGTGCATATTCTCGGGCTGTCGCTCACTTCCCGACTGCAGTAAAAGAGGTAAATTAGAATAAAAAAAGGAGCTATTGGAGCTTCTGAATATCAccattctttccttttttttctttttttttttttgggctAACAATTCTTTTATTTCCACAGTTCAAGTGGCGAAACGGGTGGTTCTATTCTCTGTCTGAAAAAGCCATTGCTGCAGGAAAACCTGACCCTTGCCCCCTCCATACTGCTTGGCTTAAGGAGCTGAAGGTTGTCTAGGAATGACCCTGTATTGCTATTAAGTGGATTTCCTGTTTCACAACCGTTGGCTAATTCAAGTGAAAACGTTTTTCCTTCCTTTGAGAAGTAGATTTTGTACCTATATTCATCCTAATCTAGAAATCAGCTCTTTCTGCTGGTGATAGAGGAAGTCATCACCTGTACCATCCTGAATTTATTGACAGAAAAATGGATCGATAATGTTATGAGATTCAAGggaagtgaaaaataaaaaggaaactTCAAATTTAAGTAACCACCGGCATTAGAGCATGTGGAGGAATATTGTAACACGATGGTGAAGAAATATGGAGATTGAACTacatctaaaatttaaaataccgAGGAGGTTAAAAATACTTCTTCCTATTTAAAGGGATGTAAAGTAGATAAATAAAGCTCTGTGATAGGCAATGGAAACATCAATgcattttatttgaaaatatagtTGCTCCTCAAAGATGGGAGATACATCCAATTTATTATTGCACACCAAGCAATAATACCCCAATTGCTACCTGATGGACAATGGAAATATTAATGCATTTTATTAACAGAATAACTACTCCCCAAAGATGGGAGGTACATGCAAAATATTATCACACACCACCATAGTTATCTTATTCCAAGTTGCCTCCGGTAGTCCTTCAGCAAAAAGGCCGCTTCTTTCCCAATACTTCTTCGGCAATCGGAAACTCAGGAGCTATATCCACGGGTACCTGAAATTGCAAGGTTAATGAGAAATAGTTTAGATACAAGAAtattgatataatattaaatttataatgaACAACGCCCGTTTAAGTTTTAGGCAAGTTATAAACTTTCTTATGATGCATTTCATTGGAGTAGAATTTGTTGATTTCTCTTTTCAAAAACCACATATATTAAGCACAATTCCGTTTGTCTCAAAATCTACAACCTTCAAGTTTTCATTAATGGAATATAGGCACGAAAAACGTTCAAGTTTACTTTAATAAATCAAATAGAAGTGTCAACTCAATAACCAATATTCAATAAGGAACACAACTCAATATTTATTTAACGTTAACACCTTAGCTCAACGGTAAATAGCATGGACTTCCATCCTAGAGGTTAGAGGTTCAATCTCTCATCCTCACAACTGTTGTGTTTTATCGAACAAATTTGAAACCAATTTATATTATACAATATTTCATCAATAGGAGTCGATAATTATTGTAAAATATGAAGATATATGGTCTTAATGtaattactaaaaatttcaaacCTTGTAATAGTAAATCTGTGTTATTTGTTGTCGCTCGCTAATGTTTACCTGGATTCGTTCTAAATTTTGCAATGCTACTTTCAATGGTTCTGATATAACACCGTATTTCTGAAGAAGCAAATTTGCTGACTCCTTGTCACCTTTTGCCTGTATGGTTAGTATTTCCCTACTCAGGCTTTCAACTGCATCTCCCaccttaaaaagaaaaagaaaagatttctaGTACTTAGCAGGGAATCTAACTCATTAGAAGATCAAATTTTGATGTTTAGAGCTGTACCTTGTCAAAATCAACAGAAAAAGTTTCATCTGAATTGAAAATGAAGGCTTCTTTCTCATATAGCCAATTGAACAGCAACGCCTGTCCCTTTCTGCCATTAAACCGAAAGTCTAAGATACTATGCAAGAAAACAAAAGCGGAAGAAACAATGTCATACTGTTAGCTTACCCATGAGCCTCTGATAAGCCGAAACGTACTGACCGGAAACATCCTGCTAGGATAGTAGTATATACGGACTTCAATGACATTCCTGGTAGCAAGCCCTGGTTGAAATTCCAACATATAGAATAAGTAAATAGATGGTTAGAAAATCTAAGAAAATTCTGTCATTAAGAAGAAGGTTCTTTTATCCAAATATTAACCAACCTGGAGGGTAAGGAACCTCAGTGCCCAAAGGCCTACAGTGTCAGCTTTTGCCTCCTCCATAGCCGAGTGGAGTTCTTGCAGTTCCTgtaacaataaataaaaataagatatACTAGAAAGATCTTCAATAAAATCTCGAATAGAAAATAGATGTCAAGAGTCTGAAGCGAGCTCCTAATCCTTTAACACATTCTTGTAAACTAAGGTCATTAGATAGCCAATCTAGACGAGAGATTGTATAACTTTCAGAATAAGAAAGGCTCCACTTATTATTAGCTTttcataattaaaaaagaaaaaagaaaagggggaAAAAAGCACATGCAAACTGAAACTGATATTTTCTCAAGGGCTACATTCATATCCaggataataaaataaaatatatcaaacaaaaaatttGAAGTGCTCAACTAACAAATCGCACAGTTGTTTTTTGTCTCAGTATATGGGTAATATATCcagaaaaaagaaagggatgATAAGCAAATATATCAAAACAGAATATGTATGGTACTAACCAATCTCACGGTAGTTTCTTTACCATCCGGTAGTGTTATGGTATGAGGTCCAATGCCATGGCAACACTCATGGCAAATTACATGAGTAAAATAAGAATCAAAATCCACAAACCCACGTTGCTCATTCGTAATACAAGCATCAGCAATAGGCTGAAGAGTATGCTTGAACCTAGAAAAATGTGAAACAAGTATGTTTATATGTCCAGTAATCTCCCATAAAAAATACTCCAAAACTGGATAAGATGATAAAACTTAATCCATGGCCAAGAAATATGCAGTACTTGGCCTCTGAAATATTCTTAAGCATAACCATTGATGTTCCTCGGTCTTTCACAATTCGCTCGTCATTGGGCAAGTTGAAAGCAACAACCTGAGGACCCTTAACATCCTGATAAAATGCCAACAAATCAATCTCAATTTCAAACAGACATAATTTATAGATTAGCACGGTTTGTCGCTTAGAAGATCAATAATTCATGTAGAAACTACTGGTCTCCACAAGCATTAGAAATTAACATTCAATTTCTTTGTAGTAATTCCAAATTCAGTATAGTTAGCCCCTCTAAGAGTAAGAATAATTTATGTAGAGAAGAACTTGAAGTACTACCCTTTCCTAGGCTGTAATAGAAACTGATGTGACTGAGAAGCTTCAATCCATAGTAAAATTTGAgttatcttttttctttgataagaGAATTACAATTTGGAAAATGAGAGTTGAACAttggaggaaaaagaaaaggaaaaaaaaaaaaaaatagaaccaAGCAGTACAAAAACCTCAAACTCACAAAACTTGAAAACCAAGTGACAGAAACCCTAGGTATTAGACGTTCAGAGAGGAGATTTTGGGAATGTGCCTCAATAAGAGAGCGATTGAAATTCTTTTATGCATAGGTTAGATTGCTTCATCTTCGTGGTACTGATATCAGAATTCCCTGTCTGCTTCCGTCTCTTTCTAACTCATGGAAGGCTGCTTTTTCAAACAAGTAAGAAGTTTTTCTATGGGCTCCTTATTTAGTTGTTAAAACAAGCAAAATGGCTTCATCCTTTCGCCTATCGTTCTTGCCTATTTGGGTTAAGCTTATCAACCTTTTGAATTATCATTTTTCTATGCTTCAAAAATGTCAGGAACGGCTGATTTTGGGATTTCATGGAAATTTTTTGAAGAATAAAGCTAAAAAAGCTATTGATCAAGGTAGTTTTGTATTATGTTGTTGTAGTTCCAGTCTTCCAGATATGAGCCTACAACTACTCTCAGAAATTTTGCTCAGCTACGGGAAGCCTGGCCTTATTTATCTTGGATTGAGTTTCTTAAAAGTTAAATCTATgttcttttgtaattattctcCTCTCCCAACTATTAAATCCCTTAATTGGAGAGTGTTTCTGTAACTTTAAGAGATACCCAGGTAGGAGCATTGTA
It contains:
- the LOC103499856 gene encoding uncharacterized protein LOC103499856 isoform X2, with product MMILRLFLKLLLDRDGTNGMLDPWYESKGLKDANQVLAYFAISKLGEAPVDGITDTNPEGLTAAYGKWASAVAGRLNAAGLSCKVLGKEAFEKQMLEKLIWISAFMLVGARHPGATVGAVEKDYRSEVSSLIAELACAAAAERQLVFEEGIEERLCAYSRAVAHFPTAVKEFKWRNGWFYSLSEKAIAAGKPDPCPLHTAWLKELKVV